The proteins below are encoded in one region of Pseudomonas putida NBRC 14164:
- the pth gene encoding aminoacyl-tRNA hydrolase has translation MTAIQLIVGLGNPGPEYEQTRHNAGALFVERIASAQRISLTADKKYFGLTAKFSHQGNDVRLLIPTTYMNRSGQSVAALANFFRIKPEAILVAHDELDLPPGVAKLKRGGGHGGHNGLRDIIAQLGNQNDFHRLRLGIGHPGDAKLVSNFVLGRAPRAEQEKLDASIDFALGVLPDVLAGDFAKAMRELHSQKA, from the coding sequence GTGACCGCCATCCAGTTGATCGTCGGCCTGGGTAACCCCGGCCCCGAATACGAACAGACCCGGCATAACGCAGGGGCTCTTTTCGTTGAACGCATTGCCAGCGCCCAGCGTATTTCGCTCACCGCTGACAAAAAGTATTTCGGCCTGACGGCTAAATTCAGCCATCAGGGCAACGACGTTCGTTTGTTGATCCCCACCACCTACATGAACCGCAGCGGCCAGTCCGTAGCGGCCTTGGCCAATTTCTTCCGCATCAAGCCGGAAGCAATCCTGGTGGCACACGACGAACTCGACCTGCCTCCGGGCGTTGCCAAGCTCAAGCGCGGCGGCGGCCATGGTGGGCACAACGGCCTGCGCGACATCATCGCGCAGCTCGGCAACCAGAACGACTTCCACCGCCTGCGGCTTGGCATTGGCCACCCGGGCGACGCCAAACTGGTCTCCAACTTCGTCCTGGGCCGCGCGCCGCGCGCCGAGCAGGAGAAGCTCGACGCCAGCATCGATTTTGCCCTCGGCGTGCTGCCGGACGTGCTTGCCGGCGACTTTGCCAAGGCGATGCGCGAACTGCACAGCCAGAAGGCCTGA
- a CDS encoding SulP family inorganic anion transporter: MPEPPRFHWQRWLPGLVTLLHYQRAWLAKDIAAGLVLTTMLVPVGIAYAEASGVPGIYGLYATIIPLLAYALFGPSRILVLGPDSALAAPILAVVVQYAASDPQRAIAIASMMALVAGAFCVIAGLLRLGFITELLSKPIRYGYMNGIALTVLISQLPKLFGLSVDSQGPLRDIWNLIQALLAGQGHWPSFMVGGASLALILLLKPFNRLPGILIAVVLATLAVSLLGLDQQGVKVLGKLPQGLPSFALPWVTDIDLVEVLLGGIAVALVSFADTSVLSRSYAARLKMPVNPNQEMFGLGVANLASGLFQGIPISSSASRTPVAEAAGSQTQLTGIIGALAVTLLLLVAPNLMQHLPNSALAAVVIAAAVGLFEFADLKRIFRMQQWEFWLSFTCFVGVAVFGAIPGICIAVAIAVIEFLWDGWRPHHAVLGRVDGTRGYHDVQRYPQARRIPGLVLLRWDAPLFFANAEQFQSTVMAAVDESPTPVQRLLIAAEPVTSIDITSADMLAELDRALEARGVELQFAEMKDPVKDKMRRFGLFQHMGEKAFHPTVGAAVDAYLEESGVDWQP, translated from the coding sequence ATGCCCGAACCACCGCGCTTCCACTGGCAACGCTGGCTGCCCGGCCTGGTCACCCTGCTCCACTACCAACGCGCCTGGCTAGCCAAGGACATCGCCGCCGGCCTGGTGCTGACCACCATGCTGGTACCCGTGGGCATCGCCTACGCCGAAGCGTCCGGCGTACCCGGTATCTACGGCCTGTACGCCACCATCATCCCGTTGCTGGCCTACGCCTTGTTCGGCCCTAGCCGCATCCTTGTGCTGGGCCCGGACTCGGCACTGGCCGCGCCGATCCTGGCGGTGGTGGTGCAGTACGCTGCCAGCGACCCGCAGCGGGCAATCGCCATCGCCAGCATGATGGCGCTGGTCGCCGGGGCGTTCTGTGTGATTGCCGGGCTGCTGCGCCTAGGCTTCATCACCGAGCTGCTGTCCAAGCCGATCCGCTATGGCTACATGAACGGCATCGCCCTGACGGTGTTAATCAGCCAACTGCCCAAACTGTTCGGTTTGTCCGTGGACAGCCAAGGCCCACTGCGGGATATCTGGAACCTGATTCAGGCCTTGCTCGCCGGGCAGGGGCATTGGCCAAGCTTCATGGTCGGTGGCGCCAGTTTGGCGCTGATCCTGCTGCTCAAGCCATTCAATCGCCTGCCAGGCATCCTCATTGCCGTGGTACTGGCCACGCTGGCGGTGAGCCTGCTGGGGCTAGACCAGCAAGGCGTGAAAGTGCTCGGCAAGTTGCCGCAAGGGCTGCCCAGCTTTGCCTTGCCCTGGGTCACCGATATCGACTTGGTGGAGGTGCTGCTTGGCGGCATCGCGGTGGCGCTGGTGTCGTTCGCCGATACCAGTGTGCTGTCACGTTCCTATGCCGCACGGCTGAAAATGCCGGTCAACCCGAACCAGGAAATGTTTGGCCTGGGCGTAGCCAACCTCGCCTCGGGGCTGTTTCAGGGCATCCCCATCAGCAGCAGCGCGTCGCGCACACCGGTGGCCGAAGCTGCCGGTTCGCAAACCCAGCTCACCGGCATTATCGGTGCACTGGCGGTCACCCTGTTGCTGCTGGTGGCGCCCAACCTGATGCAGCACCTGCCCAACAGCGCCCTGGCGGCTGTGGTGATTGCCGCAGCAGTGGGGCTGTTCGAGTTCGCCGACCTCAAACGTATATTTCGCATGCAGCAGTGGGAGTTCTGGCTGTCGTTCACCTGCTTCGTCGGCGTGGCGGTGTTTGGCGCCATTCCCGGTATCTGCATTGCGGTGGCAATAGCGGTGATCGAGTTCCTGTGGGACGGCTGGCGGCCACACCATGCAGTGCTGGGCCGGGTGGACGGCACCCGGGGGTACCACGATGTGCAGCGTTATCCACAGGCACGACGCATTCCGGGGCTGGTGTTGCTGCGTTGGGACGCGCCGCTGTTCTTTGCCAATGCCGAGCAGTTCCAGAGCACAGTGATGGCGGCTGTAGACGAGTCGCCGACGCCGGTGCAGCGGCTGCTAATAGCTGCGGAACCGGTGACCAGTATCGACATCACCTCGGCAGACATGCTGGCCGAGCTGGACCGGGCACTGGAGGCACGAGGGGTGGAATTGCAGTTTGCCGAGATGAAA
- the ychF gene encoding redox-regulated ATPase YchF has translation MGFNCGIVGLPNVGKSTLFNALTKSGIAAENFPFCTIEPNSGIVPMPDARLAALAEIVKPNRILPTTMEFVDIAGLVAGASKGEGLGNKFLANIRETDAIAHVVRCFEDENVIHVSNSVDPKRDIEIIDLELIFADLDSCEKQLQKVTRNAKGGDKEALAQKAILEKLIPHFTEGKPARSLMKNMADDEKTVIRGFHLLTSKPVMYIANVAEDGFDNNPHLDVVKAIAEEEGAVVVPVCNKIEAEIAELDDGEEKDMFLEALGLEEPGLNRVIRAGYELLNLQTYFTAGVQEVRAWTVRIGATAPQAAGVIHTDFEKGFIRAEVVAYDDFIQFKGESGAKEAGKWRLEGKDYIVKDGDVMHFRFNV, from the coding sequence ATGGGTTTCAATTGCGGCATCGTCGGCCTGCCCAACGTCGGCAAGTCCACCCTGTTCAACGCACTGACCAAGTCTGGCATCGCGGCGGAGAACTTCCCTTTCTGCACCATCGAGCCAAACAGCGGCATCGTGCCGATGCCCGACGCTCGTCTGGCTGCGCTGGCTGAGATCGTCAAGCCAAACCGCATCCTGCCGACCACCATGGAATTCGTCGACATCGCCGGCCTGGTTGCCGGTGCCTCGAAAGGCGAAGGCCTGGGTAACAAGTTCCTCGCCAACATCCGCGAGACCGACGCCATTGCCCACGTGGTGCGCTGCTTCGAAGACGAGAACGTGATTCACGTTTCCAACAGCGTCGACCCCAAGCGTGACATCGAGATCATCGACCTCGAACTGATCTTCGCCGACCTCGATAGCTGCGAGAAGCAACTGCAGAAGGTTACCCGCAACGCCAAAGGCGGCGACAAGGAAGCCTTGGCGCAGAAAGCCATTCTGGAAAAGCTGATCCCGCACTTCACCGAAGGCAAGCCTGCGCGCAGCCTGATGAAGAACATGGCTGACGACGAAAAAACCGTCATCCGTGGCTTCCACCTGCTGACCAGCAAGCCGGTGATGTACATCGCCAACGTCGCCGAAGACGGCTTCGACAACAACCCGCACCTGGACGTGGTCAAGGCCATTGCCGAGGAAGAAGGCGCTGTGGTTGTACCGGTGTGCAACAAGATCGAAGCAGAAATCGCCGAGCTCGACGACGGCGAAGAGAAGGACATGTTCCTCGAGGCCCTGGGCCTGGAAGAGCCTGGCCTGAACCGCGTGATCCGCGCCGGTTACGAGCTGCTGAACCTGCAGACCTACTTCACTGCCGGCGTGCAGGAAGTACGTGCCTGGACCGTTCGCATCGGTGCCACCGCACCGCAAGCGGCCGGGGTTATCCACACCGACTTCGAAAAAGGCTTCATCCGCGCTGAAGTGGTGGCCTATGACGACTTCATCCAGTTCAAGGGTGAAAGCGGTGCCAAGGAAGCCGGTAAATGGCGCCTGGAAGGCAAGGACTACATCGTCAAGGACGGCGACGTGATGCACTTCCGCTTCAACGTCTGA
- the lolB gene encoding lipoprotein insertase outer membrane protein LolB, which produces MFLRHCITFTLIALLAGCAGFGSREALQGHGDPQQWRAHKEQLSSLDGWQINGKVGIRAPRDSGSGTLFWLQRQDYYDIRLAGPLGRGAARLTGRPGGVVLEVANQGRFEASSPEALLEEQLGWQLPVSHLVWWVRGLPAPDSKSKLTLDGDSRLASLEQDGWQVQYLSYTEQNGYWLPERLKLHGKDLDVTLVVKDWQPRQLGH; this is translated from the coding sequence TGGTAGCCGCGAGGCCCTGCAAGGTCACGGCGACCCACAACAGTGGCGAGCCCATAAAGAGCAGCTGAGCAGCCTTGATGGCTGGCAGATCAACGGCAAGGTCGGGATCCGCGCCCCGCGCGACTCCGGCAGCGGCACGCTGTTCTGGCTGCAGCGCCAGGACTATTACGACATTCGCCTGGCTGGCCCGCTCGGCCGTGGTGCCGCACGCCTGACCGGCCGCCCCGGCGGCGTGGTGCTGGAAGTGGCCAACCAAGGCCGCTTCGAGGCCTCCAGCCCGGAAGCCCTGCTGGAAGAGCAGCTTGGCTGGCAGTTGCCCGTGTCGCACCTGGTCTGGTGGGTCCGCGGCCTGCCCGCTCCCGACAGCAAGAGCAAGCTGACCCTGGACGGCGACAGCCGCCTGGCCAGCCTCGAGCAGGATGGCTGGCAGGTACAGTACCTGAGCTACACCGAGCAGAATGGCTACTGGTTGCCCGAGCGCCTGAAACTGCACGGCAAGGACCTGGACGTGACCCTTGTGGTCAAGGACTGGCAGCCGCGCCAGCTGGGGCACTGA
- the ispE gene encoding 4-(cytidine 5'-diphospho)-2-C-methyl-D-erythritol kinase yields the protein MQKITLPAPAKLNLWLHIIGRRADGYHELETVFQFLDHGDELSFAVRDDGVIRLHTEIEAVPHDSNLIVRAARKLQEQSGSPLGADIWLTKVLPMGGGIGGGSSDAATTLLALAHLWQLDWDEDRLAALGLSLGADVPVFVRGHAAFAQGVGEQLTPVDPHEPWYVVLVPQVSVSTVEIFSHPQLTRDSLPLNMRPVPEGNSRNDCQPVVEQSYPEVRNALNSLGKFTEARLTGTGSCVFGAFPNKAEADKVLALLSATQTGFVAKGSNISMLHRKLQSLVKKSSA from the coding sequence ATGCAGAAAATCACCCTGCCCGCCCCGGCCAAGCTCAACCTGTGGCTGCATATCATCGGCCGTCGCGCGGATGGTTATCACGAGCTGGAAACCGTGTTCCAGTTTCTCGACCATGGCGACGAACTGAGTTTCGCCGTTCGTGACGATGGCGTGATCCGCCTGCACACCGAGATCGAGGCCGTGCCGCACGACAGCAACCTGATCGTGCGTGCCGCACGCAAGTTGCAGGAACAGTCCGGCAGCCCACTGGGCGCCGACATCTGGCTGACCAAGGTGCTGCCCATGGGTGGCGGCATCGGCGGCGGCAGTTCGGACGCCGCTACCACCCTGCTGGCCCTCGCCCACCTGTGGCAACTGGACTGGGACGAAGACCGCCTGGCCGCATTGGGCCTGAGCCTGGGCGCCGACGTACCGGTATTCGTACGCGGCCATGCGGCGTTCGCCCAGGGCGTGGGCGAGCAACTGACCCCGGTCGACCCGCACGAGCCCTGGTATGTCGTGCTGGTGCCGCAAGTGTCTGTCAGTACAGTAGAAATTTTTTCACATCCGCAGTTGACACGTGATTCCCTCCCCCTTAATATGCGCCCCGTTCCCGAGGGAAACAGTCGAAATGACTGCCAACCGGTGGTAGAGCAGAGTTATCCAGAAGTTCGCAATGCGTTGAATTCACTGGGTAAATTCACTGAGGCTCGACTAACCGGCACTGGAAGTTGTGTGTTTGGGGCCTTCCCAAACAAAGCCGAAGCTGATAAAGTTCTGGCCCTTCTTTCAGCGACCCAAACAGGGTTTGTGGCGAAAGGAAGCAATATTTCGATGTTGCATCGCAAGCTACAAAGTCTGGTCAAGAAGTCGAGCGCATAA
- a CDS encoding ribose-phosphate pyrophosphokinase, with protein sequence MSKMMVFTGNANPDLARRVVRQLHIPLGDVSVGKFSDGEISTEINENVRGKDVFIIQPTCAPTNDNLMELVVMADAFRRSSASRITAVIPYFGYARQDRRPRSARVAISAKVVADMLTVVGIDRVLTVDLHADQIQGFFDIPVDNIYGSPVLVDDIEDQRFENLMIVSPDIGGVVRARAVAKSLGVDLGIIDKRREKANHSEVMHIIGDVEGRTCILVDDMVDTAGTLCHAAKALKEHGAAKVYAYCTHPVLSGRAIENIEKSVLDELVVTNTVPLSAAAQACDRIRQLDIAPVVAEAVRRISNEESISAMFR encoded by the coding sequence GTGTCCAAGATGATGGTCTTTACGGGGAACGCTAACCCCGATCTGGCTCGGCGTGTCGTACGTCAGCTGCATATCCCTCTCGGTGACGTCTCTGTCGGTAAATTCTCCGACGGCGAGATCAGCACTGAGATCAATGAAAATGTTCGCGGTAAAGACGTTTTCATTATTCAGCCGACTTGTGCCCCGACCAACGATAACCTGATGGAACTGGTAGTGATGGCCGACGCCTTCCGCCGCTCCTCAGCATCCCGAATCACCGCCGTGATTCCTTACTTCGGATATGCCCGCCAGGACCGCCGTCCGCGTTCGGCACGTGTAGCCATCAGCGCCAAAGTTGTCGCTGACATGCTCACTGTCGTAGGTATCGACCGTGTACTCACCGTCGACCTGCACGCTGACCAGATCCAAGGCTTCTTCGATATCCCCGTCGACAACATCTACGGCTCGCCCGTACTTGTCGATGACATCGAAGACCAGCGTTTCGAGAACCTGATGATCGTCTCCCCGGACATTGGTGGTGTCGTGCGCGCACGTGCCGTTGCCAAGTCCCTGGGCGTCGACCTGGGTATCATCGACAAACGCCGCGAGAAGGCTAACCACTCCGAGGTTATGCACATCATCGGCGACGTCGAAGGGCGCACCTGCATCCTGGTAGACGACATGGTCGACACCGCCGGCACCCTGTGCCACGCGGCCAAAGCCCTGAAAGAGCACGGCGCTGCCAAGGTTTACGCCTACTGCACGCACCCTGTCCTGTCGGGCCGCGCGATCGAGAACATCGAGAAGTCGGTACTGGACGAGCTGGTGGTGACCAACACCGTTCCACTGTCCGCCGCTGCTCAAGCCTGTGACCGTATCCGCCAGCTGGATATCGCACCGGTTGTGGCTGAAGCGGTCCGCCGCATCAGCAATGAAGAATCGATCAGCGCGATGTTCCGCTAA
- a CDS encoding 50S ribosomal protein L25/general stress protein Ctc, translated as MTDFILNAQARTDLGKGASRRLRHALSIPAVVYGGDKEAQSLTIVAKEITKLFENEAAFSHVIELNVDGVKQNVIIKAMQRHPAKQFIMHADFVRVVAGQKLTAVVPVHFINEEAPVKKGGEISHVVAEIEVSCEAKDLPEFIEVDLANAEVGTIIHLSDLKAPKGVEFVALAHGDDKAVANVHAPRVAPEAEGAAE; from the coding sequence ATGACTGATTTTATTCTGAACGCCCAAGCGCGTACTGACCTGGGGAAAGGTGCGAGCCGCCGCCTGCGTCATGCGCTGAGCATCCCGGCCGTTGTCTACGGTGGTGATAAAGAAGCTCAATCCCTGACCATCGTGGCCAAGGAAATCACCAAGCTGTTCGAAAACGAAGCTGCTTTCAGCCACGTTATCGAGCTGAATGTTGACGGCGTCAAGCAGAACGTCATCATCAAGGCCATGCAGCGCCACCCAGCCAAGCAGTTCATCATGCACGCCGACTTCGTTCGCGTTGTTGCTGGCCAGAAACTGACCGCTGTTGTTCCAGTGCACTTCATCAACGAAGAAGCACCGGTCAAAAAAGGCGGCGAGATCTCCCACGTTGTTGCCGAGATCGAAGTTTCCTGCGAAGCCAAAGACCTGCCTGAGTTCATCGAAGTTGACCTGGCCAACGCCGAAGTCGGCACCATCATCCACCTGTCGGACCTGAAAGCTCCGAAAGGCGTAGAGTTCGTAGCTCTGGCCCACGGTGATGACAAAGCTGTTGCCAACGTTCACGCTCCACGCGTTGCTCCAGAAGCAGAAGGCGCTGCCGAGTAA